From the Blastopirellula marina genome, one window contains:
- a CDS encoding DUF1559 domain-containing protein — MTLNRKRPGFTLVELLVVIAIIGVLIALLLPAVQQAREAARRMSCSNNQKQLALALHNYHDTHGSFPPMIVREETATDAAWAWSALILPMIEQANIYDTLQVGKQRLVDAAGTTQGPKILGQSLEAFNCPSDARTSDASPRAVAGAPLGLSSYPGVNGTGPRVYYYDEGPTASASGIFTDRVKGYAFRDITDGSSNTMMIGERHFKLPFNTNTTYTQWAGTTNGNQDNSGYYGSMEVAGCTGYPLNEPEPTNWQFRHWFSSLHPGGAMFAFADGSVHFLPETIDQNIYQNLSNRSDGKTLGEY, encoded by the coding sequence ATGACTCTGAATCGTAAGCGGCCAGGCTTTACCCTGGTTGAGTTGTTGGTGGTGATCGCCATTATTGGCGTGCTCATTGCTCTTTTACTTCCTGCGGTCCAGCAAGCACGTGAAGCCGCCCGGCGAATGTCTTGCTCGAACAATCAAAAGCAGTTGGCATTGGCACTTCACAACTATCACGACACCCACGGTAGCTTTCCGCCAATGATCGTCCGGGAAGAAACCGCGACGGATGCGGCCTGGGCGTGGAGTGCACTGATCTTGCCAATGATCGAGCAGGCCAATATTTACGATACGCTTCAGGTTGGTAAACAGCGGCTAGTCGATGCCGCCGGTACGACTCAGGGGCCGAAGATTCTGGGACAGTCGCTCGAAGCATTCAATTGCCCATCCGATGCACGAACGAGCGACGCTTCGCCCCGCGCGGTCGCTGGGGCACCTCTCGGTTTATCGAGCTACCCAGGCGTCAACGGCACCGGTCCTCGTGTGTACTACTATGACGAAGGTCCCACCGCCTCGGCGTCCGGTATCTTTACCGACCGTGTAAAGGGGTATGCGTTCCGCGATATTACAGACGGTTCCTCGAACACCATGATGATCGGCGAACGTCACTTCAAGCTGCCGTTCAACACAAACACGACCTACACCCAATGGGCCGGCACGACCAATGGCAACCAAGACAACAGTGGCTACTACGGTTCCATGGAAGTCGCTGGATGCACCGGTTATCCGCTCAATGAGCCGGAACCCACCAATTGGCAGTTCCGTCACTGGTTCAGCAGCCTGCACCCAGGCGGAGCGATGTTCGCATTCGCAGACGGCAGCGTTCACTTCCTGCCTGAGACGATCGATCAGAATATCTACCAGAATCTCTCGAATCGATCCGACGGCAAGACTCTCGGCGAGTACTAG
- a CDS encoding carboxypeptidase regulatory-like domain-containing protein: MVWRLAMLFALITTLGCFSGRPDLDFGNVHGKVTLQGKPLADATVRFQPESGRPSYGKTNQAGEYTLNFMGKEWGALVGKHQVAITTEDRIENPETGEARWQPEILPPKYNTQTELAAVVESGENEIDFTLDEMKKGAKRP, translated from the coding sequence ATGGTATGGCGATTGGCAATGCTCTTCGCTCTGATAACAACGCTTGGCTGTTTCAGCGGGCGACCAGACTTGGACTTTGGCAACGTGCACGGCAAGGTGACCCTACAAGGCAAACCCCTTGCCGATGCAACGGTTCGGTTTCAACCCGAGAGTGGTCGGCCTTCTTACGGAAAGACCAATCAGGCCGGTGAATACACGTTGAATTTCATGGGTAAGGAATGGGGCGCTTTGGTTGGTAAGCACCAGGTTGCAATTACCACCGAAGACCGCATCGAGAATCCAGAAACCGGTGAAGCACGCTGGCAACCAGAAATCCTTCCACCTAAGTACAACACGCAAACGGAATTGGCTGCTGTGGTGGAATCAGGCGAGAATGAAATTGACTTCACGCTCGATGAGATGAAAAAGGGAGCCAAACGCCCTTAG